A region of the Anguilla anguilla isolate fAngAng1 chromosome 16, fAngAng1.pri, whole genome shotgun sequence genome:
ATTCACTTTTAAAGCCCAAGGTCTGCATGGGATATGCATGGCTCTGATCCACGTTCACTTGTGCTGATTGGTTCAGATGTGCACAAGTTTTTTTTCGCCTAAATACACCGGAAATGCAAGGATTACGATCTACATATAATAGTTGGTAGGTGATGTCATGGCATTTCATGGTATTATTGTCTGATTTGAACAAATTGAAAGATTATCCTCATTTATTGCAGAGAaatcactttcccattgaaaattGCAAAGAAATGTCTGTTTGGATACATACACTGTATTTATGAATATGGATGGACTGACATTGTTGAATTTATGTCTACCTTATTGTAGGATACTTACGCACCACCCACCGAGGCACTCACCCACATGCCACAAAGAGGAAAAGCAAATGATAAAATCAGCTTTATGTGTATTGACTACTTTGCAGCCACAGTCAATAATAGCCTGAATCACACTATATTAGAAGCATAGTTGTTCAGCTATTTCGTAAACATACCCTAGGTTAGCCTACATGGTGTGGACTATTCACTTTAACAACGTAtcgacacacgcacacacacacaattaatttTCAATAATAGAATGACATACTTGATTGATTTTATAACATGACGATACAGCAGCATGCGTAGGATCCGAGATCAAAATTAAACATCTCACAATATCACAGTTACATAATTAGACTATAAAGCGCGTTGCGACACGcaaacttaatttaaattatttatttatttttaaataccattttCATCGACATCATTGGTTCTAGAACGCATTTTGGTTTAAAATAGAACATACTCGCACCACATATTAGAaggcttaaaaacaacacaccactcaatattttaaattgggACACTAAATATTAAGATTTAAATATGTGGCTAATTATTTACATAAAAGCAGTCGATCTGTTATTTTTCCAAGTTGTGAGCAGTCTTAGTTATGAATGATGATTGTGTACAATTGCTTCCATTACCTCATGTAGCCTAAAACTATTACCATAAAACAACAGCTATTTTATACAGCATGTCAACACACCTATAGCTTCCGTTAAATAGGCTACAAAAGCGAACTCGCATTACTCTGGCCACTTAGCCCACTCTATTCTCTATTCATGCGCTGTCTCACGCCATTTGCTGGACATATACAAATTGTGAGCTACATTTCTGAGGACAAGCGAGACATACCACggcaaaatgtaaacagtgttCTTTTTACCACGTCAAATCAATTTCAGACAAAGGAATTCTGATTTGAATAAAATTACTGTCACTTTAATGGCATTAGCTGTAGGTCCAATACCTGATGGAACTGTAAATGTGTTCGCAACGTGTCTTACATCTTCGGTAAGCTAGATcaaaacacacatacccatTTCCTTccaacaaataataaaataatttctgtgggttatatatatttttttagaacatCCACCATATTCATTCCTGCATCTGAAGCAGCCACCAGAGGCTACATTCtaaaaattaaatcttttagCTTCTTCCTAAACTCCTTCCGCGTGAGACAGTAAAGAACTGGGTTTAAACAACTATTGACATGGGCTAGACAGacagtcacaggaaacacataGGTGTGAACAGTGTAGTATGTTTTATCCCAGTAAACCACATTGAATTTGACTAAGACTCCCCAGAACGTGATGGCGTGGTTTGGCATCCAACAAAGAAAGAACGAGAGAACCACGATGGTGACGGATTTTGTGACTTTGGATCTCCGCTTGGAGTTTTTAGTGTTCATGCTCCGCAGGCGGATGAACCGCAGGAGCAGCAAATAGCAGATTGAAACTGTTAGCATCGGTAAGACAAAGCCAATCAAAATTTTTTGAAGATGGTACACGGCAAGCCAGTACTGTCCACGAGGGAATTTCAAGAGGCAGAGTTTCTCTCCAGCTACGTTTCTCACCGTGGAGTATATAGATGTTGGTGCCGTAGCCACGGTCGCCGAGACCCACAGTAGTGCGCTCACCCATTTCACCGAGCAGGATATTTGTCGAGTTTGGTTCTTAAGAGCTGATGCGACAGACCAGTAGCGAGTAATGCTCATGGCAGTGAGAAAGAACACGCTAGCGTACATGTTCATGACGGTGACGGACAGAATGACCTTGCACATCGCATGTCCAAACGGCCAGCTGAAGTCCAGAGCGGTGTCCACCGCCCAGAAGGGCAGGGTCAACACAAACTGGAAGTCCGTCACGGCCAGGTTaagaataaaaaagttaattgtggattttttcctcccttgttttacttttatgaagaaaaaaaccagcAAGTTCCCCACCAACCCAACAGCGCACACCACTGAGTACACAATCGAAATAAAGAACCTGAGAACAGGGCTCCCGTCTGCAGGTACATCTATGTCCTCCAGACTGCTGAACCGGTCGTCATCTGTCAAAGAGCTGTTAAATGTTCCGCTGGTAGTATAATTAAGAATGTCCCCCATTATTTTCAACGAAAATGGGACTACGCGTGGAGAACAACTGAACGGAACGATATGACATCAGCAGAAGCTTTGTGTATTTCGATGTTCTTCTTTGAAACAGCGCACATACTTTTGAAGCCTCCACAATCGATTCACTGTCTTAGTCCTACGAATATTAGCCGAATATGCTCGAAAAGTGTGCCACTCCAGGCTTTTATTACATGTGCGCTTTCGGATTGCCTGCCCCTTGAACGCGCGGATTGGTGAAGTTGTTTTGATTGACTCTGGGTCCAGGCGTCAGAATTAACATTAAACCGTAGCCAATATCAGTGCTCTTAC
Encoded here:
- the rxfp3.3a3 gene encoding relaxin-3 receptor 1; its protein translation is MGDILNYTTSGTFNSSLTDDDRFSSLEDIDVPADGSPVLRFFISIVYSVVCAVGLVGNLLVFFFIKVKQGRKKSTINFFILNLAVTDFQFVLTLPFWAVDTALDFSWPFGHAMCKVILSVTVMNMYASVFFLTAMSITRYWSVASALKNQTRQISCSVKWVSALLWVSATVATAPTSIYSTVRNVAGEKLCLLKFPRGQYWLAVYHLQKILIGFVLPMLTVSICYLLLLRFIRLRSMNTKNSKRRSKVTKSVTIVVLSFFLCWMPNHAITFWGVLVKFNVVYWDKTYYTVHTYVFPVTVCLAHVNSCLNPVLYCLTRKEFRKKLKDLIFRM